In one window of Borreliella mayonii DNA:
- a CDS encoding plasmid maintenance protein has translation MNGIINDTLVARITKQIKFAKNKLIILVKTLDHMNQELFYSENKDYTHLLIKSKFNLALAKTTQHEVNYKTLLEYLEILEKNPKVILKCPTNKENESFIGRYTLLYPLEVCCTKIYNLHPNI, from the coding sequence ATGAATGGAATAATTAACGATACACTGGTCGCAAGAATAACAAAGCAAATTAAATTTGCTAAGAATAAGTTAATCATTCTTGTCAAAACACTAGATCACATGAATCAAGAATTATTCTATAGTGAAAACAAAGATTATACTCATTTATTAATAAAAAGCAAGTTTAATCTTGCTCTAGCTAAAACTACTCAACACGAAGTTAATTATAAAACCCTATTAGAATATCTTGAAATATTAGAAAAAAATCCAAAAGTAATCTTAAAATGTCCCACAAATAAAGAAAATGAAAGCTTTATAGGCCGTTATACACTCCTTTACCCTTTAGAAGTTTGTTGCACTAAAATTTATAATCTTCATCCTAATATTTAA